The stretch of DNA CCACCCCGACGCCAGCCACCCGCAGAAGAAGGCCGCGCTAACGGCAAGCCCCCACGGCGCGAACCAAGCGAGCGGGCCGAGGCCGCGCGACGCCGACGACTCGGCCCGAGTGGGTTTCGCTTCCGCCCGCGCTTGATTGGGGGGCGAATCGTCGGCGATCGGTGGGAGCGTGTCGCCGTTGGCGCTGGTGGTCTCGTCGCGGAGCGTCTCGCAGTAGTGGGCGGTCTCGATGTACCGCAGCGCGGCGTCGCGGTCGCCGCGGATCAACTCGCCGACCCGCCGCCAGCCGGCGGGGTCGAGATCGCCGAGCGCGAGTTGTTCGAGCAGCGAATCCAATTCGTCACTCGGCGTCGTGTTGTGCTGGCTGTCCGCCATAACGTTCCTTCTAAACCATCCCGTTAGACGAATTGTCTTTGTGTTTTTCTGTGGGAGGCGTCTCCAGACGTCGATGACGCGCACCACGCCGTGTTCGGCCAGGAGTCCGTAATCGGCGTCTGGAGACGCCTCCCACAAAGCCGTTTCTCAGGCGAGTCCTTCACGGCTGAGCGCTTGTCGGATGCATCGTTCCAGGGCCTTGCGGACCCGGCACATCGCGACGGTAGCCGCTTTGACGCTGCGGTTCTGGCGGGTCGCGACCTCGGTCATCGACAGGCCGACGCCGTAACGCATCCGGATCGCCTCTTGCTGCTTGGGCTCGAGTTGCTTGAGGCAACCCCGCAGCGCCGAGCGCCGCGCGTCGAGCAGGTCGCTCTTCTCGTCTTGCAACTCGGCCAGCTCGCCCACCAGGTGTTCGTCGAACGCCAACGTCTGCCGGCGCTTCTTGTCCCGCAGGTAGCCCAGCACCTCGAACCGAGCGATCGTGCAGACCCAACGGATCAGTTCCTCGGTCGGCTGCTCTTCTTCGTAGCGGAACGTATCGAGCTTTTTCCAGGCGACGAGCATCGTCGCCTGCATGACCTCGTCGATGATGTCGGCGTCGTAGCCGACGAGCGTGGCGACAAACGCCCGCACCCGGGGCCCTTGCCGCGCCAGCAGCATCACGAAGTCGTCTGGTTCAACCTTTGAGCCCGGCACCGACGCTCCGTCGATTTATTGAGGGGTCGCTTGTCTTGGAGTAAGCCGCCCGCCAGCCGTCTTCTCTGGTCAGCAGAGGCGGTCAGGCGTCCGGCCTAACCGCTCTGACCAAGCAACGGGGCATGGTAAGTAAAGGCAACACGAAATCTTCAAATTTCGGCGCCCGGAGAGATAGCCCTGCGCTTTTGCCGAAGGCCGCAGGTGCTGGGTTCGCTGTAAGGTTCTTCCCGGCAACGGGTTGCG from Botrimarina mediterranea encodes:
- a CDS encoding sigma-70 family RNA polymerase sigma factor, with product MPGSKVEPDDFVMLLARQGPRVRAFVATLVGYDADIIDEVMQATMLVAWKKLDTFRYEEEQPTEELIRWVCTIARFEVLGYLRDKKRRQTLAFDEHLVGELAELQDEKSDLLDARRSALRGCLKQLEPKQQEAIRMRYGVGLSMTEVATRQNRSVKAATVAMCRVRKALERCIRQALSREGLA